The Candidatus Cloacimonadota bacterium genome includes the window AAACAAAAGATAAATGAAAAAAAGAACTCTAATCTCGCTCATCATCACACTTTTTTCAATTGCCTTGATCTATCTTTATCTGAATTTCCAATCACCTTCTACCCATATCATGATGTCCGTCAGGTTTCCAAGATTAATGCTGACTTTCCTGACCGGATTCATTTTAGCAGGAGTCGGCTTCACTTTCCAGGTCATGCTCAATAATCCTCTAGCAGAACCATACATTTTAGGAATTTCATCCGGAGCAGCCTTCGGCAGCATTTTAGCAGGAATTTCCGGATTATTCATTTTAATGCCATTAATGGGATTTGGCGGAGCAATCCTGACCATGATTTTAGTCTGGTATCTCTCCCATCTCGGAGGATTTTTCAACAAAACAAAATTACTGCTTTCCGGAATCATTATCGGCATGTTCTTTTCAGCCCTGATCTCGCTTCTGATGTATTTCAACCAGCAGGATATCGGCAATATCATCAATGTTCTGATGGGAAATTTAGGAAGGATCTTCAGTAACAGCGAATGGAAAATTTTCCTCTTTGTATTTGGAATTTCCATTATTCTGATGACTTATCTATTCACTCTTTCCAACAAATTGAATATTCTGACTACCGGAGACCTGGTAGCATCAAGTTTGGGAATCGATATAAAAAAAATAAGAAGGAAAATCTTTGTCGTAAGTTCGATTCTGACG containing:
- a CDS encoding iron ABC transporter permease; this translates as MKKRTLISLIITLFSIALIYLYLNFQSPSTHIMMSVRFPRLMLTFLTGFILAGVGFTFQVMLNNPLAEPYILGISSGAAFGSILAGISGLFILMPLMGFGGAILTMILVWYLSHLGGFFNKTKLLLSGIIIGMFFSALISLLMYFNQQDIGNIINVLMGNLGRIFSNSEWKIFLFVFGISIILMTYLFTLSNKLNILTTGDLVASSLGIDIKKIRRKIFVVSSILTGITVAYAGIIGFIGLVVPHLIRMMFGGNKRFSLIYSAFGGAVLLIFCDFLAKHIAVIEIPVGVVTAFLGCPFFLFIMARSK